A stretch of the Fusobacterium varium genome encodes the following:
- a CDS encoding putative transcriptional regulator: MNLSIKKVAEQTGLTEYTLRYYEKEELLVSIKRDEAGRRVYDEKDMEIINTITCLKNTGMPIKEIRKFVKYTTKGDSTLEDRRKMVLKQKKMVEEKIEELKKELNKISKKLDYYEAACKAGTSKNVKKKFYPENCSI; encoded by the coding sequence ATGAATCTTAGTATAAAAAAAGTAGCAGAACAAACTGGGCTTACGGAATATACTCTAAGATATTATGAAAAGGAAGAGCTTCTTGTATCCATTAAAAGAGATGAAGCTGGAAGACGAGTATATGATGAAAAAGATATGGAAATAATAAATACTATTACCTGTTTAAAAAATACAGGGATGCCAATCAAAGAAATAAGAAAATTTGTTAAATATACAACAAAGGGAGATTCTACCCTCGAAGATAGAAGAAAAATGGTATTGAAGCAGAAAAAAATGGTGGAAGAAAAAATAGAAGAATTAAAAAAAGAATTGAATAAAATCAGTAAAAAATTAGATTATTATGAAGCGGCCTGTAAAGCAGGAACTTCTAAAAATGTGAAGAAAAAGTTTTATCCAGAAAACTGCAGCATATAA
- a CDS encoding membrane protein, giving the protein MVEVLTNTPFFGVIISLVAFEIGKIVFKKTKMALFNPLLIGTIIVILFLNFFKIPVNNYMQGGNFIVFFLAPATVVLAIPLFRQIDLLKKNFVPIMGGGIVGSIVAIVSVVVLGKLMGIDQQLLLSFMPKSITTPIGIELSTLLGGIPSITVFAIVITGITGNVSAPYILSIFRIKHPVAKGIGIGISSHAVGTSRAIEMGEVEGAMSALSIVIAGILTIVIAPLVRIFV; this is encoded by the coding sequence CTGGTAGCTTTTGAAATAGGGAAGATAGTATTTAAGAAAACCAAGATGGCATTGTTTAATCCACTTCTTATAGGAACTATTATAGTTATACTTTTTCTAAACTTTTTCAAGATACCTGTTAATAATTATATGCAGGGTGGGAATTTCATAGTTTTCTTTTTAGCACCTGCTACTGTTGTATTAGCTATTCCGCTTTTCAGGCAGATAGATCTTTTAAAAAAGAATTTTGTTCCAATAATGGGTGGGGGTATAGTAGGTTCAATTGTTGCTATTGTTTCTGTAGTAGTATTGGGAAAATTAATGGGAATAGATCAGCAGCTTTTACTGTCATTTATGCCTAAATCTATTACAACACCTATAGGAATAGAACTTTCTACACTGCTTGGAGGAATTCCTTCAATAACAGTTTTTGCAATAGTAATAACAGGAATAACTGGAAATGTTTCTGCTCCTTATATACTTTCTATATTTAGAATAAAACATCCTGTAGCAAAAGGTATAGGAATCGGTATATCAAGCCATGCTGTAGGAACAAGCAGAGCTATAGAAATGGGAGAGGTGGAAGGAGCTATGAGTGCTTTGTCAATAGTCATAGCAGGAATACTCACAATAGTAATAGCACCTCTTGTGAGAATATTTGTTTAA
- a CDS encoding putative class I glutamine amidotransferase, whose translation MKKVYVLLADGFELIEALTPVDVLRRGGADVKTVSITSEKDVMSAQKVLVKADTTLKETDLKDGDMIVLPGGYPGYINLGNSNEVVELIKFYILNEKFVGAICGAPSILGNHNIASGKKITCHTSVKELMKNYQYEEKNIVKDGKLITGMGAGHSLTFALKLAESLLESDTINKIKTGMEL comes from the coding sequence ATGAAAAAAGTTTATGTTTTATTAGCAGATGGTTTTGAACTCATTGAAGCCTTAACTCCTGTTGATGTTTTGAGAAGAGGTGGAGCAGATGTCAAAACTGTTTCTATCACTTCTGAAAAAGATGTTATGTCAGCTCAAAAAGTATTAGTTAAAGCTGATACAACTTTAAAAGAAACTGATTTAAAAGATGGAGATATGATTGTGCTGCCAGGAGGATATCCTGGATATATCAACCTTGGAAATTCAAATGAAGTAGTTGAGCTCATCAAATTTTATATACTTAATGAAAAATTTGTGGGTGCTATATGTGGAGCTCCTTCAATTTTAGGAAACCATAATATTGCTTCTGGAAAAAAAATAACATGTCATACTTCTGTAAAGGAGCTTATGAAAAATTACCAGTATGAAGAAAAAAATATTGTTAAAGATGGTAAACTTATAACTGGTATGGGTGCTGGTCATTCTTTGACTTTTGCTCTTAAATTAGCCGAATCTTTACTGGAGTCAGATACTATTAACAAAATAAAAACTGGTATGGAATTATAA
- a CDS encoding putative butanol dehydrogenase, producing the protein MENFTFYNPAKIIFGKGTENQVGKEMKKLSSRVLLVYGGGTIKRIGLYDTVVKSLNAENISFVELGGVQPNPRLQLVREGIKLCREHKLDAILAVGGGSTIDTAKGIAAGVNYDGDVWDFYERKAGPDEALPIGVVLTIPAAGSESSMGSVITKEEGLLKRSCGNVSMIPKFAIMNPEFTFSLPSYQTACGASDILAHLMERYFTQVEHVDFTDRLIEATMKTVIDYAPLAIKEPENYDVRAEIMWAGTIAHNSLLNTGRLGDWGSHQIEHEISAIYDIAHGAGLSIVFPAWMKYVCHENMDRFVQFAVRVFGVNMTLTDKELVVKQGIQKLEEFYYSLGLPVYLKEVDIPDDRLKEMAEKCCKKGPQGNFKKLYENDVFEILKLAR; encoded by the coding sequence ATGGAAAATTTTACTTTTTACAATCCGGCAAAAATTATTTTTGGAAAAGGAACTGAAAATCAGGTAGGAAAAGAAATGAAAAAATTAAGCAGCCGTGTACTTTTAGTGTATGGTGGAGGAACTATTAAGAGAATAGGGTTATATGATACTGTTGTGAAGTCCTTAAATGCCGAAAATATCTCTTTTGTAGAATTAGGCGGAGTACAGCCTAACCCGAGATTACAATTGGTAAGAGAGGGAATTAAGCTGTGCAGAGAGCATAAATTGGATGCTATATTAGCTGTAGGTGGAGGAAGTACAATTGATACTGCAAAAGGAATAGCTGCAGGTGTAAATTATGATGGAGATGTATGGGATTTTTATGAAAGAAAAGCTGGACCTGATGAAGCACTTCCAATAGGGGTAGTACTGACTATACCAGCAGCAGGAAGCGAATCAAGTATGGGAAGTGTTATCACAAAAGAGGAAGGACTTTTAAAACGTTCATGTGGAAATGTTTCAATGATTCCTAAATTTGCAATAATGAATCCAGAATTTACATTTTCTCTTCCAAGCTATCAAACTGCCTGTGGAGCTTCAGATATATTAGCTCATCTTATGGAGCGTTATTTTACTCAGGTGGAACATGTAGATTTTACAGACAGACTAATAGAAGCAACTATGAAAACAGTTATAGATTATGCCCCTTTGGCAATTAAAGAACCAGAAAATTATGACGTACGTGCTGAAATTATGTGGGCTGGAACAATAGCACATAATAGTCTTTTAAATACAGGACGTCTTGGAGATTGGGGTTCTCATCAAATAGAGCATGAAATCAGTGCTATATATGATATAGCTCATGGAGCAGGGCTTTCTATTGTGTTTCCTGCATGGATGAAATATGTATGTCATGAAAATATGGATAGGTTTGTACAGTTTGCAGTTCGTGTATTTGGAGTGAATATGACTCTTACAGATAAAGAACTTGTAGTGAAGCAAGGTATCCAAAAACTTGAGGAATTTTATTATAGTTTGGGACTGCCTGTATACTTGAAAGAAGTAGATATTCCAGATGACAGATTGAAAGAAATGGCAGAAAAATGCTGTAAAAAAGGACCACAAGGAAACTTTAAAAAATTATATGAAAATGATGTGTTTGAGATATTGAAACTGGCAAGATAA